In a single window of the Cucurbita pepo subsp. pepo cultivar mu-cu-16 chromosome LG18, ASM280686v2, whole genome shotgun sequence genome:
- the LOC111780580 gene encoding probable protein phosphatase 2C 73 — MEHLFMKLKNWKNSENASAAEAMAKSAKKKDLIIRGSGSIHIDGSSNFVSSFSKRGEKGINQDCCIVWEEFGCQKDMMFCGVFDGHGPWGHFVAKKVRESMPIALLYNWQEALVQASPHSHLELNLAKTHLKFNLWEHSYIQACAMVDRELERHRKIDTFHSGTTALSIVRQGDTIIIANLGDSRAVLATTSNDGNSMPTPIQLTIDFKPNLPQEAERIAQCNGRVFCLQDEPGTHRIWLPNGETPGLSLSRSFGDFCVKHFGLISMPDVTQRSVTNQDLFVVLATDGIWDVVSNQEAVQIVHSTVNREKSARHLVDYATGAWKRRRPGIAADDMSVVVLFLHSSPLHHQPLALM; from the exons ATGGAGCACTTGTTCATGAAGCTCAAGAACTGGAAGAACTCTGAAAATGCTTCTGCTGCTGAAGCAATGGCAAAGTCTGCAAAGAAGAAGGATTTGATCATTCGTGGCTCCGGGAGTATACATATCGACGGTTCGAGCAACTTCGTCTCGAGTTTCTCGAAACGGGGTGAGAAGGGTATCAATCAGGACTGCTGCATTGTGTGGGAG GAATTTGGATGTCAAAAGGATATGATGTTTTGTGGTGTTTTTGATGGGCATGGACCATGGGGCCATTTTGTTGCAAAGAAGGTTAGAGAATCAATGCCAATAGCTTTGCTCTACAATTGGCAAGAAGCACTTGTTCAAGCTTCTCCTCACTCACATTTGGAACTCAACTTAGCCAAAACACATCTAAAGTTCAATTTATGGGAGCATTCTTATATACAAGCTTGTGCTATGGTGGATCGAGAGCTCGAACGACACCGTAAAATCGACACGTTTCATAGTGGAACGACGGCCCTTTCCATCGTTCGACAA GGTGACACAATTATCATTGCAAACCTCGGTGACTCCCGGGCCGTGTTGGCTACAACTTCTAACGATGGAAACTCGATGCCGACACCAATTCAGCTCACTATCGATTTCAAGCCGAATCTACCTC AGGAGGCCGAGAGGATAGCACAATGCAACGGGCGGGTTTTCTGCTTGCAAGATGAACCCGGGACGCACCGTATTTGGTTGCCGAATGGGGAAACGCCGGGGCTGTCATTGTCGAGATCGTTCGGAGATTTTTGTGTTAAGCATTTTGGTCTCATTTCTATGCCTGATGTAACACAAAGAAGTGTAACCAACCAAGACTTGTTTGTTGTACTTGCAACAGATGGG ATTTGGGACGTGGTGTCGAATCAAGAGGCGGTACAAATCGTACATTCGACCGTCAATAGAGAAAAATCAGCTCGACATCTGGTCGATTATGCTACCGGTGCATGGAAGCGGAGGAGGCCGGGAATTGCAGCGGACGACATGTCGGTTGTCGTCCTCTTTCTCCATTCTTCACCTTTGCATCATCAACCTCTTGCTCTTATGTAG